Genomic DNA from Comamonas antarctica:
CCTGTTCGAGCAGGTGTTCGGCGGCGATTCGTTCGAGCGCAAGAAGCCCGATCCGTTGCCGCTGATCAAGACCTGCGAGGCGCTGGGCACGGCGCCCGCGCGCACGCTGATGATCGGCGACTCCAGCAACGACGCCAAGGCCGCGCGCGCCGCGGGCTGCCCGGTGGTGCTGGTGGACTATGGCTACAACCATGGCGAGCCGGTGCAGGGCGTGGATGCGGATGCTTATCTGGGCAGCCTGGTGGAGTTGACGGCTACGACGCCGGCGCTGAGCGCTTGAATTGAGGGCGGCCGTTCATGGTTCGATCGGGCCGCGCAGACCGGCTCAGCGCGAACGGTTAAGCCAGGTATTCACCTTTGACCCAGCGCGGGTTTGCTACACTTTGCCCCATGTTCATTCATCGCACGTTCACTGCAGGTTGCACAGACCGGGGAGCCTGGCCCTGGCGCAAGCCTACGCACTCGAACGCCTGATGGCACCTGGGGCACGTCCCAGCGTGCACCCGTGGCCCCTTGGCGGGCCGTTTGATTGAACTGCGGCAGCTGATTCCATGCCTGCCGCCCGAGCTGGGAGCTCTCCTCTGTGATCACAGAACTCGAATTCAAAAGCCTGTCCGCGCAAGGCTTCAACCGTATTCCCTTGATGGTCGAGGCGTTTGCCGACCTCGAAACCCCGCTGTCCCTGTACCTCAAGCTGGCCCATGGCCAGGGCGACGGCAAGTACAGCTTCCTGCTGGAATCCGTCGTTGGCGGCGAGCGCTTCGGCCGCTACAGCTTCATCGGCCTGCCCGCGCGCAGCCTGCTGCGCGCCAGCGGCTTTGGCGCCGATGCCAAGACCGAGGTCGTGACCGACGGTCAGGTCGTCGAGACCCACAGCGGCAACCCGCTGGACTTCATTGCCGCCTACCAGCAGCGCTTCAAGGTCGCGCTGACGCCGGGCATGCCGCGTTTTTGCGGCGGCTTGGCCGGCTACTTCGGCTACGACGCGGTGCGCTATGTCGAGAAGAAGCTCGAGCACTCGTGCCCGCCCGACGACCTGGGCTGCCCCGACATCCTGCTGCTGCAATGCGAGGAAGTCGCGGTCATCGACAACCTGTCGGGCAAGCTCTACCTGATTGTCTACGCCGACCCGTCACAGCCCGAAGCCTATTCGCGCGGCAAGAAGCGCCTGCGCGCGCTCAAGGAGCAGCTGCGCTACTCGGTCAGCGCACCGCAGCTCAAGGCCAGCGAGAGCCACCCGGCGCAGCGCAGCTTTGCCAAGGCCGACTACATCGCCGCCGTCGAGCAGGCCAAGGAAATGATTGCCGCGGGCGAGTTCATGCAGGTGCAGGTCGGCCAGCGCATCCACAAGC
This window encodes:
- the trpE gene encoding anthranilate synthase component I, with amino-acid sequence MITELEFKSLSAQGFNRIPLMVEAFADLETPLSLYLKLAHGQGDGKYSFLLESVVGGERFGRYSFIGLPARSLLRASGFGADAKTEVVTDGQVVETHSGNPLDFIAAYQQRFKVALTPGMPRFCGGLAGYFGYDAVRYVEKKLEHSCPPDDLGCPDILLLQCEEVAVIDNLSGKLYLIVYADPSQPEAYSRGKKRLRALKEQLRYSVSAPQLKASESHPAQRSFAKADYIAAVEQAKEMIAAGEFMQVQVGQRIHKRYTQSPLSLYRALRSLNPSPYMYYYHFGDFHVVGASPEILVRQEKTPEGQKITIRPLAGTRPRGATPEADKATEIELINDPKERAEHVMLIDLARNDIGRIARTGSVKVTEAFAVERYSHVMHIVSNVEGLLDDGMTSMDVLKATFPAGTLTGAPKVHAMEVIDRLEPVKRGIYGGACGYLSFAGDMDVAIAIRTGVIKDGMLYVQAAAGVVADSVPEMEWRETEHKARALLRAAELVEEGLE